The following coding sequences are from one Virgibacillus necropolis window:
- a CDS encoding fumarylacetoacetate hydrolase family protein, whose product MKLVTFTKNDQDFVGTVIDNKVINLNHLLADPSLTMMDLVEHGLGYIKKIEDKLADNDQEFAMNLDEVVLKAPLPNPGKVVCVGLNYMDHCREQNVEPPKAPLIFSKWSSCVIGNGENVILPSESTQVDYEAELGVVIGKEGKNIAEDNVFDHIFGYVIVNDISARDVQFADGQWARGKSYDTFAPCGPYLVTADEISDPQNLSIRCTVNGNVLQDSNTAEMIFTIKEVIAYLSKGFTFESGDLLSTGTPHGVGVFRDPQVFLNDGDEVIVEIEGLGILRNKCARETEGSDVK is encoded by the coding sequence ATGAAATTAGTAACATTTACGAAAAATGATCAGGATTTTGTTGGTACAGTAATCGATAACAAGGTGATTAACTTAAACCATTTACTAGCTGATCCATCGCTTACAATGATGGATCTTGTAGAACACGGGCTAGGCTATATTAAAAAGATTGAGGATAAGCTTGCGGATAATGACCAGGAGTTTGCCATGAACCTCGATGAAGTAGTATTGAAGGCGCCATTGCCGAATCCAGGTAAAGTTGTTTGTGTTGGGCTAAATTATATGGACCATTGCCGTGAACAAAATGTTGAACCACCTAAGGCACCATTAATTTTTTCCAAGTGGTCAAGTTGTGTTATTGGAAATGGAGAAAATGTCATCCTACCTTCTGAGTCTACACAAGTTGATTATGAAGCGGAATTGGGAGTTGTTATTGGCAAGGAAGGAAAAAACATTGCGGAGGATAACGTATTTGACCATATTTTCGGATACGTAATCGTCAATGATATTAGCGCAAGAGATGTTCAATTTGCTGATGGGCAGTGGGCACGTGGAAAATCCTATGACACATTCGCACCTTGTGGTCCATACCTTGTAACTGCTGACGAGATTAGTGACCCTCAGAATCTATCAATTCGTTGTACAGTAAATGGCAACGTTCTCCAAGATTCAAATACGGCAGAAATGATTTTTACAATTAAAGAGGTTATTGCATATCTATCAAAAGGATTTACTTTCGAGTCTGGTGATTTATTATCAACAGGCACGCCGCATGGAGTCGGAGTTTTCAGGGATCCTCAAGTGTTCCTTAATGATGGCGATGAGGTGATTGTCGAGATTGAAGGTTTAGGGATTTTAAGAAATAAATGTGCTCGCGAAACAGAAGGATCAGACGTTAAATAG
- a CDS encoding SDR family NAD(P)-dependent oxidoreductase: MRLDKKVALITGAGSGIGKETALLFAKEGAKVIVNDVNEVAGKQTVAEIIQHGGEALFIQANVTNESDVKKMVDEALISYEKIDVLFNNAGISGIGVLHEIDLEDWKNVINVNINGIFLVSKYVIPHMIKQQSGSIINMSSCIAEIGLANRASYAATKGAVLSLTKSMQVDYAKDKIRVNALMPGTIFTPFVEDYLSKDANPDAAIQSIKSRQLGGDLGKPIDVAYAALYLASDESKFMMGSPFMIDGGVVNGK; encoded by the coding sequence ATGCGGTTAGATAAAAAGGTTGCCTTAATTACGGGTGCTGGATCTGGGATTGGCAAGGAAACAGCTCTTCTGTTTGCGAAAGAAGGGGCAAAAGTAATTGTCAATGACGTAAATGAAGTAGCAGGGAAGCAGACTGTTGCAGAAATAATTCAGCATGGTGGAGAAGCGCTATTCATTCAGGCAAACGTAACAAATGAATCGGATGTTAAAAAAATGGTAGATGAAGCGCTTATATCCTATGAAAAAATTGATGTGTTGTTTAATAATGCAGGCATTAGTGGCATAGGCGTATTGCACGAGATTGATTTAGAAGACTGGAAGAATGTCATCAATGTAAATATTAATGGTATTTTTCTCGTTTCTAAATACGTCATCCCTCATATGATCAAACAGCAAAGCGGTTCTATTATCAATATGTCATCATGCATTGCCGAAATTGGATTAGCAAACCGAGCATCTTACGCAGCTACGAAGGGTGCAGTGCTTTCTTTAACAAAATCAATGCAGGTTGATTATGCAAAAGATAAGATCCGTGTTAATGCATTGATGCCAGGTACGATTTTTACGCCATTTGTCGAGGATTACTTGTCGAAGGATGCAAACCCTGACGCTGCGATTCAATCAATTAAAAGCAGACAATTGGGCGGTGACCTTGGAAAACCAATTGATGTAGCCTACGCAGCACTCTACCTTGCATCAGATGAATCAAAATTTATGATGGGTTCACCATTTATGATTGATGGCGGGGTAGTGAATGGGAAATAA
- a CDS encoding SDR family NAD(P)-dependent oxidoreductase, producing MKRLTNKTALVTGGSRGIGEAIVLQLAKEGANVAINFTSDRSKDLAESVKGKVEDQGQQAMIVQADVGIKQQVDQMMEKVQKELGNIDILVNNAGIAPFEPFMTLSEETWDQTYNTNVKSVFLCSQAAAKGMIERRSGKIINITSTASLMVTSPVIPHYISSKAAAHQLTKALAIELGKDNINVNAVGPSTVETDMCTDYLAEKAIYDKEVEANPMKRLGTAKQIGDAVVFLASEEAMQVNGHLLMVDGGLTVKAAQPDDHLEH from the coding sequence ATGAAGAGACTAACGAACAAAACAGCCCTTGTAACGGGTGGGAGCAGAGGAATAGGAGAGGCTATTGTGCTCCAACTAGCAAAAGAAGGCGCGAATGTGGCCATAAACTTTACTTCTGACCGATCGAAAGATTTGGCTGAAAGTGTCAAAGGAAAAGTAGAAGACCAAGGTCAGCAGGCAATGATAGTCCAAGCAGATGTTGGTATCAAACAGCAAGTTGATCAGATGATGGAAAAAGTGCAAAAAGAACTAGGGAACATCGATATTCTGGTCAATAATGCAGGGATTGCACCATTTGAGCCCTTTATGACACTGTCAGAAGAAACGTGGGATCAAACGTATAATACAAATGTAAAATCTGTTTTTCTATGTTCCCAAGCTGCTGCAAAAGGAATGATTGAAAGGCGCAGTGGAAAGATCATTAACATTACTTCTACAGCTAGCTTGATGGTCACAAGCCCAGTTATTCCGCATTATATTTCATCAAAGGCTGCAGCACATCAGCTTACGAAAGCATTGGCGATTGAACTGGGGAAAGATAATATAAATGTTAATGCAGTTGGACCGAGTACGGTTGAGACAGATATGTGTACGGACTACCTGGCAGAGAAAGCGATTTATGATAAAGAGGTTGAAGCAAATCCAATGAAACGATTAGGGACTGCCAAACAAATTGGCGATGCTGTCGTATTTCTAGCCTCAGAAGAAGCAATGCAAGTAAATGGGCACTTATTAATGGTCGATGGTGGTTTGACGGTTAAAGCTGCACAGCCTGATGATCACTTGGAGCATTAG